Proteins encoded by one window of Mycolicibacterium cosmeticum:
- a CDS encoding acyltransferase family protein has translation MTLQSGIREQGGLESVTTVDRVASLTGVRALAALLVVLTHAAYTTGRYNDGYVGLLLSRAEIGVPIFFVLSGYLLFKPWVDRARAGMPPPSVRRYAWHRVRRIMPAYVVTVLAAYAVYHFREAGPNPGHNWTGLLRNLTLTQIYTDNYLFSYLHQGLTQMWSLAVEAAFYVALPVLAWLLLVVLCRRRWRPGLLLAGLFGLALISPAWLALVHTTHGLPDGARLWLPTYLAWFLGGMLLAVLQAMRVRAYAVVCLPLALISYLIASTPIAGEPTTSPAKLSEAVVKTVFYAVIATLVVAPLALGNRGWYSRLLGSRPMVFLGEISYEIFLIHLVLMEVVMVEILQRPVYTGPMWWLFFWTMVVTIPLAWLLHRVTRVR, from the coding sequence CGAGCAGGGTGGTCTGGAGTCGGTCACCACGGTCGACCGTGTCGCGTCCCTCACCGGGGTGCGGGCCCTGGCCGCACTGCTGGTGGTGCTCACCCACGCGGCCTACACCACCGGCAGGTACAACGACGGCTACGTCGGACTGCTGCTGTCCCGCGCCGAGATCGGTGTGCCGATCTTCTTCGTGTTGTCGGGTTATCTGTTGTTCAAGCCGTGGGTGGATCGGGCGAGGGCGGGCATGCCACCCCCGTCGGTGCGCCGGTATGCCTGGCACCGAGTGCGCCGCATCATGCCGGCCTACGTGGTCACGGTGCTGGCGGCCTACGCCGTCTACCACTTCCGCGAGGCCGGGCCGAATCCCGGCCACAACTGGACCGGCCTGCTGCGCAACCTGACCCTCACGCAGATCTACACCGACAACTACCTGTTCTCCTATCTGCACCAGGGTCTGACCCAGATGTGGAGTCTGGCGGTGGAGGCGGCGTTCTACGTGGCGCTTCCGGTGCTGGCGTGGCTGCTGCTGGTGGTGTTGTGCCGGCGGCGCTGGCGGCCGGGTCTGCTGCTTGCCGGGTTGTTCGGGCTGGCGTTGATCAGCCCGGCCTGGCTGGCGTTGGTGCACACCACCCACGGATTGCCCGACGGCGCGCGGCTGTGGTTGCCGACGTATCTGGCCTGGTTCCTGGGCGGCATGCTGCTGGCGGTGTTGCAGGCGATGCGGGTCCGGGCCTATGCCGTGGTGTGCCTCCCGCTGGCGCTGATCAGTTACCTCATCGCGTCGACCCCGATCGCCGGTGAACCGACCACCTCGCCGGCCAAGCTCAGTGAGGCCGTGGTCAAGACGGTCTTCTACGCCGTCATCGCCACCCTGGTGGTGGCGCCGTTGGCCCTGGGCAACCGCGGTTGGTATTCCCGGCTGCTGGGCAGCAGGCCGATGGTGTTCCTCGGCGAGATCTCCTACGAAATCTTCCTCATCCACCTGGTGCTGATGGAAGTCGTGATGGTGGAGATCCTGCAGCGCCCGGTGTACACCGGGCCCATGTGGTGGCTGTTCTTCTGGACCATGGTGGTCACCATCCCGCTGGCCTGGTTACTGCACCGCGTCACCCGGGTGCGCTGA
- a CDS encoding lysine N(6)-hydroxylase/L-ornithine N(5)-oxygenase family protein produces the protein MSRPEPERVGLLGIGFGPANLALAIALAERGAHGCFLEAQPRFGWHRDMLLPGTRMQIPFLKDLATLRNAQSHFTFVNYLTERGRLVEFIGRHDVFPSRLEFHDYLDWAAAHFAADVRYGQRVVCLARGPDGGFAVRTHAGAVVQADNLVLGMGLTPVLPNGIRCTSRCFHSHGLLGALARLGPVRSVAVVGAGQSAAEVVAYLYRTMPQAQVHAVFGRYGYSLADDSAFVNGIFDPAAVDEFFGADESVRRRLLEYHRSANYSAVDVDLIEQLYGLVYEEGVSGQRRLFLHRASEITEATEHADGVRVTVRSLVDRHEEELHCDAVVYATGYAPTDVAAFLGALAADYEFDERGLPVVTRDYRLAGRPGAAGDIYLNGSVIEHTHGLGATLLSNVAVRGGEIAAAITQST, from the coding sequence ATGTCCCGGCCTGAACCCGAGCGTGTCGGGCTGCTGGGCATCGGTTTCGGGCCGGCCAATCTCGCACTGGCCATCGCGCTGGCCGAGCGGGGTGCGCACGGCTGCTTCCTGGAGGCCCAGCCGAGGTTCGGCTGGCACCGCGACATGCTGCTGCCCGGTACCCGTATGCAGATTCCGTTCCTCAAGGATCTGGCGACACTGCGAAATGCCCAGAGTCACTTCACCTTCGTCAATTACCTGACCGAGCGCGGCAGGCTGGTCGAGTTCATCGGCCGCCATGACGTGTTCCCCAGCCGACTCGAGTTCCACGATTACCTGGACTGGGCCGCGGCGCATTTCGCCGCCGATGTGCGGTACGGGCAGCGGGTGGTGTGCCTGGCGCGCGGCCCCGATGGTGGTTTCGCGGTGCGCACGCATGCCGGTGCGGTGGTCCAGGCCGACAACCTGGTGCTCGGGATGGGTCTGACACCGGTGCTGCCCAACGGAATTCGGTGTACATCACGGTGCTTTCACAGTCATGGACTGCTCGGCGCGCTGGCCCGGCTGGGTCCGGTCCGGTCCGTCGCGGTGGTCGGGGCCGGGCAGAGCGCGGCCGAGGTGGTCGCGTACCTGTATCGCACCATGCCGCAGGCGCAGGTGCATGCCGTGTTCGGCCGCTACGGGTACAGCCTCGCCGATGACAGTGCGTTCGTGAACGGCATCTTCGACCCCGCGGCGGTCGACGAATTCTTCGGTGCGGACGAGTCGGTGCGCCGGCGGCTGCTGGAATATCACCGTTCGGCAAACTATTCGGCCGTCGACGTCGACCTGATCGAGCAGTTGTACGGGCTGGTCTACGAGGAGGGGGTGAGTGGGCAGCGCCGGCTGTTCCTGCACCGGGCGTCGGAGATCACCGAGGCCACCGAGCACGCCGACGGTGTCCGGGTGACCGTGCGCAGCCTCGTCGACCGGCACGAGGAGGAGCTGCACTGTGACGCGGTGGTCTATGCGACGGGGTACGCGCCGACGGATGTGGCGGCGTTTCTCGGTGCGCTGGCCGCCGATTACGAGTTCGACGAGCGCGGGCTGCCGGTGGTGACGCGTGACTACCGGCTGGCGGGTCGGCCGGGTGCGGCCGGGGACATCTACCTGAACGGATCGGTGATCGAGCACACGCACGGGCTCGGGGCGACGCTGTTGTCGAACGTCGCGGTGCGGGGCGGGGAGATCGCGGCCGCCATCACACAGTCGACATAG
- a CDS encoding MFS transporter: protein MTLAAVCLAVFMLLLDMTIVAAALADIQASLDARLSGLQWVVDAYALPMAGLLLSAATLGDRIGRRRLYLGGMIVFLFASAGCALARSIAFLNGLRAVQGAAGAVLLGVSLPMIAAAFPEPRRRSVAIALYGAMMGAGGAVGPLLGGALVTAYGWPSIFLINLPIGIVALAIAVFAVTESVAPQARPVDIHGTVVLTAGLFAGVYVLIEGNRYGWGSPRMLALSVVCLVALLVFVRHETRSTAPLLDVRMLANAGFAGVCLAAFAATGTLIASTNYLALYFMNTLGYSPFDAGLRALPLTVAIVVGAPAAMLGARWVPAVVAIPGGVALIAVGMWMMTGVTAATGWTHFVAGSVVAGLGLGGLSALTSDAALRFVSVPDAGMATGTVSTVRQIGILAGVAGLGALFSRAAGDIAAARLSALPALGAEPTRLLTDGLGAGAGLRVLDVLPVEMRPMVPTLATIAREAGAAGMQAALVAAAVVATGATAAVAMLVGTGARRTPRDRTPMSVD from the coding sequence CTGACCCTGGCCGCGGTCTGCCTGGCGGTCTTCATGCTGCTGCTGGACATGACGATCGTGGCCGCGGCACTCGCCGACATCCAGGCCTCGTTGGATGCCCGGCTGTCCGGCCTGCAATGGGTGGTCGACGCGTACGCGCTGCCGATGGCGGGGCTGTTGCTCTCGGCGGCGACGCTGGGGGACCGGATCGGCCGGCGACGGCTGTACCTGGGCGGCATGATCGTGTTCCTGTTCGCCTCGGCGGGGTGCGCGCTGGCCCGCAGCATCGCATTTCTCAACGGTCTGCGCGCGGTCCAGGGTGCGGCCGGGGCGGTGCTGCTCGGTGTCTCGCTGCCGATGATCGCCGCCGCGTTTCCCGAACCGCGCCGACGGTCCGTCGCGATCGCGCTGTACGGGGCGATGATGGGTGCCGGTGGGGCGGTCGGTCCGCTGTTGGGCGGTGCGCTGGTGACCGCGTACGGCTGGCCGTCGATCTTCTTGATCAACCTGCCGATCGGGATCGTCGCGCTGGCGATCGCCGTCTTCGCGGTGACGGAAAGCGTTGCCCCGCAGGCCCGACCGGTCGACATCCATGGCACCGTGGTGCTGACCGCCGGTCTGTTCGCCGGGGTGTACGTGTTGATCGAGGGCAACCGGTACGGCTGGGGCAGTCCGCGGATGCTCGCGCTGAGCGTCGTCTGCCTGGTCGCGCTGCTGGTGTTCGTGCGGCACGAAACCCGCAGCACCGCACCACTTCTGGATGTGCGGATGCTCGCCAATGCCGGTTTCGCCGGGGTGTGCCTGGCCGCCTTCGCCGCGACCGGGACGCTCATCGCATCCACCAACTATCTGGCGCTGTACTTCATGAACACGTTGGGCTACAGCCCCTTCGACGCGGGCCTGCGGGCGCTACCGCTGACGGTCGCGATCGTCGTCGGCGCACCGGCGGCGATGTTGGGGGCGCGGTGGGTGCCGGCAGTGGTCGCCATTCCGGGCGGAGTGGCGCTCATCGCGGTGGGGATGTGGATGATGACCGGCGTGACCGCCGCCACCGGGTGGACGCATTTCGTCGCCGGGTCGGTCGTTGCCGGTCTGGGTCTGGGCGGATTGTCGGCGCTCACATCGGATGCGGCCCTGCGGTTCGTGTCCGTGCCAGATGCGGGCATGGCGACCGGCACGGTGAGCACCGTGCGCCAGATCGGCATCCTCGCCGGTGTCGCCGGGTTGGGGGCCCTGTTCAGCCGGGCCGCCGGGGACATCGCCGCCGCACGGCTTTCCGCGCTGCCGGCACTCGGTGCGGAGCCGACCCGGCTGCTCACCGACGGGTTGGGTGCCGGCGCGGGACTGCGCGTGCTCGACGTGCTGCCCGTCGAAATGCGACCGATGGTGCCGACATTGGCAACGATCGCCAGGGAGGCCGGCGCGGCCGGGATGCAGGCCGCCCTGGTGGCTGCCGCGGTGGTCGCCACCGGCGCCACCGCGGCGGTCGCGATGCTGGTGGGGACCGGTGCGCGACGGACCCCGCGGGACCGGACGCCGATGTCGGTGGATTAG
- a CDS encoding cytochrome P450, which yields MSLDVSHAPKFRLAGADTWADPFSMYAALRDHDPVHHVIPDNPEHDYYVLSRHADIWAAARDHQTFSSAHGLTVNYGDLEMIGLQDNPPMVMQDPPVHTEFRKLVSRGFTPRQVEAVEPKVRRFVVDRIEGLRSNGGGDIVTELFKPLPSMVVAHYLGVPDEDRDQFDGWTEAIVAANTTEGGIGGALDTLGDALGSMMAYFTALIERRRAEPEDDTVSHLVAAGIGADGDIAGVLSILAFTFTMVTGGNDTTTGMLGGSVQLLHRNPDQRRLLATDPGLIPDAIDELLRLTSPVQCLARTATRDVTIGDTTIPAGRKALLLYGSGNRDERQYGPDAAELDVTRRPRNILTFSHGAHHCLGAAAARMQSRVALEELLTRIPDFTVDEDAVVWAGGSYVRRPLSVPFTVG from the coding sequence ATGTCACTTGATGTGTCTCATGCACCCAAGTTCCGGCTGGCCGGTGCCGACACCTGGGCGGACCCGTTCTCGATGTACGCGGCCCTGCGCGACCACGACCCGGTGCACCACGTCATCCCGGACAATCCAGAGCACGACTATTACGTGCTGTCCCGGCACGCCGACATCTGGGCCGCCGCGCGCGACCACCAGACGTTCTCCTCTGCGCACGGGCTCACCGTCAACTACGGCGACCTGGAAATGATTGGCCTGCAGGATAATCCGCCCATGGTGATGCAGGATCCACCGGTGCACACCGAGTTCCGCAAGCTGGTGTCGCGCGGCTTCACCCCGCGTCAGGTGGAGGCCGTGGAGCCCAAGGTTCGCCGGTTCGTCGTCGATCGCATCGAGGGGTTGCGGTCCAACGGCGGCGGTGACATCGTCACCGAACTCTTCAAACCGCTGCCGTCGATGGTGGTGGCGCACTACCTCGGTGTCCCGGACGAGGACCGCGACCAGTTCGACGGCTGGACCGAGGCGATCGTCGCCGCGAACACCACCGAGGGTGGGATCGGCGGGGCGCTGGACACCCTGGGTGACGCCCTCGGCTCGATGATGGCGTACTTCACCGCGCTCATCGAACGCCGTCGCGCCGAACCGGAGGACGACACGGTGTCACATCTGGTGGCCGCGGGCATCGGCGCCGACGGCGATATCGCCGGGGTGCTGTCCATCCTGGCCTTCACTTTCACCATGGTGACCGGTGGCAACGACACCACCACCGGCATGCTCGGCGGTTCGGTGCAACTACTGCACCGCAATCCGGACCAACGGCGGCTGCTGGCAACCGATCCCGGCCTGATCCCCGATGCCATCGACGAGCTGCTGCGCCTGACCTCCCCGGTGCAATGCCTGGCCCGCACCGCCACCCGGGACGTCACCATCGGCGACACCACCATCCCCGCCGGCCGAAAGGCGTTGTTGCTCTACGGCTCCGGCAACCGTGACGAACGCCAGTACGGCCCCGACGCCGCCGAACTGGACGTCACACGCCGGCCGCGCAATATCCTGACCTTCAGCCACGGTGCGCACCACTGCCTCGGCGCCGCTGCGGCCAGGATGCAGTCCAGGGTGGCACTGGAGGAACTGCTCACCCGCATACCGGATTTCACCGTCGACGAGGACGCCGTCGTGTGGGCCGGCGGCAGCTACGTGCGCCGGCCGCTGTCCGTGCCGTTCACAGTAGGCTGA
- a CDS encoding TetR/AcrR family transcriptional regulator — MPDWLAERRTEAAAERILDAADDLFTRQDAATVGMNDIARAAGCSRATLYRYFENRDVLYAAYVHRQAQRVFAEIADLLTGLTDPDERLVTGMLAALARVRETPALASWFASTQRPIGGDMAERSEVILALVTAFLGGDDGDAEMRARWVIRILVSLLLFPGRDAADERTMLESFVVPTVGVRQPSRRAP; from the coding sequence ATGCCGGACTGGCTTGCCGAGCGGCGCACCGAGGCGGCCGCCGAACGCATCCTCGACGCCGCCGACGATTTGTTCACCCGACAGGATGCCGCGACCGTCGGGATGAACGACATCGCCAGGGCCGCCGGCTGCTCACGCGCCACGCTCTACCGCTATTTCGAGAACCGCGACGTGCTCTACGCCGCCTACGTGCACCGGCAGGCTCAGCGGGTGTTCGCCGAGATCGCCGATCTGCTCACCGGGCTGACGGATCCGGACGAACGGTTGGTCACCGGCATGCTCGCCGCCCTGGCCCGAGTGCGCGAAACCCCGGCGCTGGCATCGTGGTTCGCCAGTACCCAGCGTCCGATCGGTGGCGACATGGCCGAGCGCTCGGAGGTGATCCTCGCGCTGGTGACGGCTTTCCTGGGCGGCGACGACGGTGACGCCGAGATGCGGGCCCGCTGGGTGATCCGAATTCTGGTGTCGCTGCTGCTGTTTCCCGGCCGCGATGCGGCCGACGAGCGCACCATGCTGGAGAGCTTCGTCGTCCCGACGGTCGGGGTCAGGCAGCCCAGTAGGCGCGCGCCTTGA
- a CDS encoding GNAT family N-acetyltransferase has translation MMRGGVLIPATESGRYSVVISDDPGEIEAAQRLRYLTFAEELGAALPHAVRGRRTGEMIDVDQFDEHSDHLLAREESTGQIVGCYRLLPPDGARAAGGVFTDTIFEVSPGIDALRPSLVELGRASVHPDHRNGAVMGMLWAGILRYQELTGYLWAIGCLSVRMEAGGPRGALVRGVLDEAYRAHPAPAQFRVVPRNPLRVNGLSLAEMPSPGRVRVPPMVAGSLRIGGVICGEPSYDPDFDMADFVVLINRDMVRGRYLERLSRTHVPA, from the coding sequence ATGATGCGTGGGGGCGTGTTGATCCCGGCGACCGAGTCCGGCCGCTACAGCGTCGTGATCTCAGACGATCCCGGCGAGATCGAGGCGGCGCAGCGGCTGCGGTATCTGACCTTCGCCGAGGAGTTGGGCGCCGCGCTGCCACACGCCGTGCGGGGACGGCGCACCGGCGAGATGATCGACGTCGACCAGTTCGATGAGCACAGCGATCATCTGCTGGCGCGTGAAGAGTCCACCGGGCAGATCGTGGGCTGCTATCGGCTGCTGCCGCCCGATGGTGCGCGGGCCGCGGGCGGGGTGTTCACCGACACCATCTTCGAGGTCAGTCCCGGTATCGACGCGCTGCGTCCGTCGCTGGTCGAACTGGGCCGCGCCAGTGTGCATCCCGACCACCGCAACGGAGCGGTCATGGGCATGCTGTGGGCCGGCATCCTGCGCTACCAGGAACTCACCGGTTACCTGTGGGCGATCGGCTGCCTGTCGGTCCGGATGGAAGCGGGCGGGCCGCGCGGTGCGCTGGTCCGCGGTGTGCTCGACGAGGCGTACCGGGCCCATCCGGCGCCGGCGCAATTCCGGGTGGTGCCGCGGAACCCGTTGCGGGTCAACGGTTTGAGTCTGGCCGAGATGCCGTCACCGGGCCGGGTGCGGGTGCCGCCGATGGTGGCGGGCAGCCTGCGCATCGGCGGGGTGATCTGTGGGGAGCCCTCGTACGACCCGGATTTCGACATGGCCGATTTCGTGGTCCTGATCAATCGGGACATGGTGCGCGGGCGCTATCTCGAACGGTTGAGCCGCACCCATGTCCCGGCCTGA
- a CDS encoding copper resistance D family protein — MAGTPPAPEFGEVVSQMLYYLGLSAAVGLGMAVAVLTTSKPNGVLRGRLRRLAIPTAGFVALSAAAHIAVAADLDTLVRLQAGTYLATVAAMLCIRMRDNRTVGWTITVLALLTAMVPELTLRSVTASSVAAKALTLAHIAGTLVWIGGLTVLAVVGLMGLHREADAECADEWHTVWERFSVAAACAVGALIVSGAWLTWSHVGTPMQLLTTSYGRHLALKMIIVMLLICAGAYNTRVLLPRIRSARRNGDTASAIRLAVRHFPQVVTGESLLIIAVLAIVPFLRGSARTEASAPAAGPFDFGALGAGIVLVLLVTGALWIGTRTPTAERTV, encoded by the coding sequence GTGGCCGGTACACCACCCGCTCCCGAGTTCGGTGAGGTCGTCAGTCAGATGCTCTACTACCTCGGGCTGTCGGCAGCGGTGGGTCTCGGGATGGCCGTCGCTGTCCTGACCACCTCGAAGCCCAACGGTGTGCTGCGCGGCCGTCTGCGCCGGCTGGCCATCCCCACCGCGGGGTTCGTCGCGTTGTCCGCGGCGGCGCACATTGCGGTGGCCGCAGATCTCGACACGCTAGTGCGGCTACAGGCCGGTACCTACCTGGCGACAGTCGCGGCGATGCTGTGTATTCGTATGCGGGACAACCGAACTGTCGGCTGGACGATCACTGTCCTCGCCCTGCTGACAGCCATGGTCCCCGAACTGACGTTGCGCAGCGTCACAGCGAGCTCCGTGGCCGCCAAGGCGCTGACTCTCGCCCACATCGCCGGAACATTGGTGTGGATCGGCGGGCTTACCGTGCTGGCCGTCGTCGGCCTCATGGGCCTGCACCGTGAGGCGGATGCCGAGTGCGCCGACGAGTGGCACACGGTGTGGGAACGGTTCAGTGTCGCCGCGGCCTGTGCGGTGGGAGCGCTCATCGTCAGCGGTGCATGGCTGACCTGGAGCCACGTCGGCACTCCAATGCAACTGCTCACCACCAGCTACGGCCGACACCTCGCACTCAAAATGATCATCGTGATGCTGCTGATCTGCGCGGGAGCGTACAACACGCGGGTGCTGTTGCCGCGCATCCGGTCCGCTCGCCGAAACGGCGACACCGCCAGCGCAATCCGTCTGGCAGTGCGTCACTTTCCGCAGGTGGTGACCGGCGAAAGCCTCCTCATCATCGCGGTGCTGGCGATCGTGCCCTTCCTGCGCGGGTCGGCTCGCACCGAGGCCTCAGCGCCTGCGGCCGGGCCGTTCGACTTTGGCGCGCTCGGTGCCGGCATCGTGCTGGTACTACTGGTCACGGGAGCTCTGTGGATCGGCACCAGGACGCCGACCGCCGAACGTACGGTCTAA
- a CDS encoding subtype B tannase — protein sequence MHINRRMFLGGTSMTLAALAAGCADSTTSPDSPSASGTTSSAPLGPLAFDADKYTEKTVTVATDTGQKEVKYRFYGPLTYVTKPVNADYQSLVISVPTSIDGQAVDASRAPIVFANAVGGYLPASVKDATGVGEASMGMGAMPGGQTPPSGAPPSSGEVASGGNAMLDAMGKMVNLAQLAVAAGYVAVEPGCRGRTLVNDAGTYYGTAPAAIVDLKAAVRYLRANAGHIPGNTDRIISTGTSAGGALSALLGASGDSPLYHKYLDDIGAAEASDAIFASGDWCPITDLGHADGAYEWNWGTNPTQTGAVDQALSQELRGLFVDYQRSLKLNGLNEFGPLTAENYADYLLKTYLQPSATRYLTALSDTDRATYLRDNPTIRWKSGAATFSWQDFLTHVGNRKKSLPAFDAFDLSTGENNLFGTGTTKARHFTDYSAAHSTSGANRLDADIADLLVLMNPMHFIAERNPQRAKHWWIRLGAKDSDTSLTVSSNLAASLAGLGDDVNHLMYWDEGHGANTDAADFLGWVKKISG from the coding sequence ATGCACATCAATCGGCGGATGTTCCTTGGTGGAACGTCAATGACTCTGGCCGCCCTCGCGGCCGGCTGCGCGGATTCGACGACGAGCCCCGATTCACCCTCAGCGTCCGGTACAACGTCATCGGCGCCACTCGGCCCCTTGGCTTTCGATGCGGACAAATACACCGAAAAGACCGTCACCGTCGCTACCGACACGGGGCAGAAGGAGGTCAAGTACCGCTTCTACGGTCCACTGACGTATGTCACCAAACCCGTGAACGCCGACTACCAGAGCCTCGTCATCAGTGTGCCCACCAGCATCGACGGCCAAGCTGTCGATGCCAGCAGAGCGCCGATCGTCTTTGCAAACGCGGTCGGCGGATACCTGCCGGCCTCGGTCAAAGACGCCACCGGCGTCGGTGAAGCGTCGATGGGAATGGGTGCCATGCCTGGCGGCCAGACCCCTCCGAGTGGTGCACCGCCGTCGAGCGGCGAAGTGGCCTCCGGCGGTAACGCCATGCTCGACGCCATGGGAAAAATGGTCAACCTGGCCCAACTGGCCGTGGCGGCCGGGTATGTGGCCGTCGAACCCGGCTGCCGGGGAAGGACTTTGGTCAACGATGCCGGCACGTACTACGGAACCGCTCCCGCCGCCATCGTCGATCTCAAAGCCGCCGTGCGATATCTGCGTGCCAACGCGGGCCACATTCCCGGCAATACCGACCGCATCATCTCCACCGGAACCAGCGCCGGCGGCGCATTATCCGCATTGCTCGGGGCATCAGGTGACAGCCCGCTTTATCACAAATATCTCGACGACATCGGCGCGGCCGAAGCCAGCGACGCCATCTTCGCCAGCGGCGACTGGTGCCCCATCACCGATCTCGGCCATGCCGACGGAGCCTACGAGTGGAACTGGGGCACCAACCCCACCCAGACCGGCGCAGTCGACCAAGCGCTGTCCCAAGAATTGCGCGGCCTGTTCGTCGACTACCAGCGATCACTGAAGTTAAACGGACTCAACGAATTCGGGCCACTCACCGCGGAGAATTACGCAGACTATCTGCTGAAAACCTATCTGCAGCCGTCTGCGACACGTTACTTGACGGCGCTGTCGGACACCGACCGCGCGACGTACCTGCGCGACAATCCGACCATCAGGTGGAAATCCGGCGCGGCCACCTTCAGCTGGCAAGATTTCTTGACACACGTGGGCAACCGCAAGAAGAGCCTGCCTGCGTTCGACGCCTTCGACCTGTCGACCGGAGAGAACAACCTCTTTGGAACCGGCACCACCAAGGCTCGGCACTTTACCGACTACAGTGCTGCCCATTCCACTTCAGGCGCCAATCGTCTCGATGCAGACATTGCAGACTTACTCGTATTGATGAACCCGATGCACTTCATCGCCGAGCGCAACCCCCAACGGGCCAAGCACTGGTGGATCCGGCTGGGCGCCAAGGATTCCGACACGTCGCTGACTGTGTCCAGCAATCTGGCCGCAAGTCTCGCCGGACTCGGTGATGACGTCAATCACCTTATGTACTGGGACGAGGGCCACGGCGCGAACACCGACGCCGCTGATTTCCTCGGATGGGTCAAGAAGATTTCCGGCTGA
- a CDS encoding siderophore-interacting protein, with protein sequence MTEQKPSRGLSGALVKLWRGGDYELTVTGRTQITQHYLRLHFTAAELLADRPVHPTMWIRGWFPDGAKSHQRGYTLVNPDPAAGTVDIDFALHEGLATRWAIEAQPGDVLEVTVLGSDFVLPAPAPEGYVIVGDTASLPAINSLLEAIGDAPARVFLESAHADDRDLPVARPGVTWVDRKNAGEALVEAVAAAAFDASEHFGWVACDNRTTRAVAKVLRDDYKIPKRSLKARAYWAA encoded by the coding sequence TTGACCGAGCAGAAACCGTCCCGCGGCCTGTCCGGCGCGCTGGTCAAACTGTGGCGCGGCGGCGACTACGAACTGACGGTGACCGGCCGGACCCAGATCACCCAGCATTACCTGCGACTGCACTTCACCGCAGCCGAACTGCTGGCAGACCGGCCCGTCCATCCGACCATGTGGATCCGCGGCTGGTTCCCCGATGGCGCGAAATCCCACCAGCGCGGGTACACGTTGGTCAACCCGGATCCGGCTGCGGGCACGGTGGACATCGACTTCGCACTGCACGAGGGTCTGGCCACCCGGTGGGCCATCGAGGCGCAACCCGGCGATGTGCTCGAGGTGACGGTGCTGGGCAGTGATTTCGTGTTGCCCGCCCCGGCGCCGGAGGGGTACGTCATCGTCGGCGACACCGCGTCGCTGCCGGCCATCAACTCCCTGCTGGAGGCCATCGGCGACGCGCCCGCGCGGGTGTTCCTGGAGTCCGCACATGCCGACGACCGCGATCTGCCCGTGGCGCGGCCCGGTGTCACGTGGGTGGACCGCAAGAACGCGGGGGAGGCGCTCGTCGAGGCGGTGGCCGCGGCGGCGTTCGACGCGTCCGAGCACTTCGGTTGGGTCGCCTGCGACAACCGCACCACCCGCGCGGTGGCCAAGGTGCTGCGCGACGACTACAAGATCCCGAAACGCTCGCTCAAGGCGCGCGCCTACTGGGCTGCCTGA